From Candidatus Dadabacteria bacterium, one genomic window encodes:
- a CDS encoding 50S ribosomal protein L22 — MVSKAVHKYARVSPKKARVVLDLIRGKGVEEASSILLSARKRVSPLISKVLKSAVANASEKGYSDIDSLYVKEVYATQGPTLKRFRARAMGRAFARKSKMSHITIVLEQRGF, encoded by the coding sequence ATGGTTTCTAAAGCAGTACATAAATATGCTAGGGTGTCGCCGAAAAAGGCTAGGGTGGTTCTTGACCTCATAAGGGGCAAGGGCGTTGAAGAGGCTTCCTCGATTCTGCTCTCCGCCCGCAAGAGGGTCTCGCCGCTGATCTCGAAGGTGCTGAAGTCGGCGGTAGCCAACGCCTCCGAGAAAGGATACAGCGACATTGACTCCCTTTACGTAAAGGAAGTCTACGCGACGCAGGGCCCGACGCTCAAACGTTTTCGGGCCAGGGCGATGGGAAGGGCTTTTGCCCGTAAGAGCAAGATGAGTCATATAACGATAGTACTTGAACAGAGGGGATTCTGA
- the rplB gene encoding 50S ribosomal protein L2 — protein sequence MGVKKYNPTSPGRRFMSGFDFEEVTSKKPHKSLTVSLKKNSGRNSNGRITSFRKGGGHKKRYRIIDFKRDKHGVPARVISIEYDPYRSARIALLAYADGEKRYIIAPAGLKVGDELNSGPGVEVSAGNALPIENIPVGTVIHNIEMRPGGGGKLVRSAGSAAQIVAKDGNYAQIKLASGEIRLIHLRCMATVGRIGNTENELIVWGKAGRSRHKGMRPTVRGVAMNPVDHPHGGGEGKATKGNPHPVSPWGWITIGKKTRNNKRMDKYIVKPRRIGYGMD from the coding sequence ATGGGAGTAAAGAAATATAACCCCACATCTCCGGGAAGAAGGTTCATGTCCGGGTTTGATTTTGAGGAAGTAACCTCCAAAAAGCCCCACAAGTCCCTTACCGTTTCGCTTAAGAAAAACTCCGGCCGCAACTCAAACGGAAGAATTACAAGCTTCAGAAAAGGTGGCGGTCACAAAAAACGCTACAGGATAATAGATTTCAAAAGGGACAAGCACGGAGTCCCAGCCAGAGTCATCTCGATTGAGTATGACCCGTACCGTTCAGCCAGAATAGCGCTTCTTGCCTATGCTGACGGTGAGAAAAGATATATTATAGCTCCTGCTGGTCTTAAAGTGGGTGATGAATTGAACTCCGGACCCGGGGTGGAAGTTTCGGCCGGAAACGCTCTTCCCATAGAGAATATTCCTGTGGGTACGGTTATTCACAACATAGAAATGAGACCTGGAGGCGGGGGGAAGTTGGTTCGTTCCGCCGGTTCGGCAGCGCAGATTGTCGCAAAAGACGGTAACTATGCCCAGATAAAGCTTGCCTCCGGAGAGATAAGACTTATTCACCTGCGGTGCATGGCTACCGTGGGAAGAATCGGCAACACCGAAAACGAACTCATAGTCTGGGGCAAGGCCGGGAGGTCACGCCACAAGGGCATGAGGCCCACGGTTCGCGGGGTGGCAATGAATCCGGTCGATCATCCCCATGGGGGAGGAGAAGGCAAGGCGACCAAGGGAAATCCCCATCCGGTTTCACCTTGGGGATGGATTACGATAGGGAAAAAGACAAGAAACAACAAGAGAATGGACAAGTACATAGTTAAGCCGAGAAGAATTGGCTACGGAATGGATTAA
- a CDS encoding 50S ribosomal protein L23 has protein sequence MKDPRSIIKLPIITEKSTEAREDGWYVFSVDRRCNKKEIQDSVEKIFGVKVDKVRTLVLPGKRVKRFGRVVGKRSAVKKAYVKLREGEINLFEGV, from the coding sequence ATGAAAGATCCACGATCAATCATAAAGCTTCCTATAATTACTGAGAAAAGCACCGAAGCCAGAGAGGATGGCTGGTATGTTTTCTCCGTTGACAGAAGATGCAACAAAAAGGAGATACAGGACTCAGTCGAGAAGATCTTCGGTGTCAAAGTGGACAAGGTGAGAACGCTTGTGCTTCCTGGGAAAAGGGTGAAGAGATTCGGCAGGGTTGTAGGAAAGAGATCTGCGGTTAAAAAGGCTTACGTGAAGCTCAGGGAAGGAGAAATCAACTTGTTTGAGGGAGTTTGA
- the rplD gene encoding 50S ribosomal protein L4, whose translation MLQVDVYDIARKKVGTMELSSEIFEAPVKKHLLHEVVNWQLAKRRAGTASTKTRGEVRGGGAKPWKQKHTGRARAGSRRSPIWRKGGVVFGPKPKDWSYPIPKKVRRGALVSALSSRFSEGAIVVLDSFELPEIKTRQVAKFMKDFEFSQALVVVGSDNENLHKSARNIPDVKVLRDEGLNVYDLLKHKNIVMVRDSVERIQERLS comes from the coding sequence ATGCTTCAAGTTGACGTCTACGACATCGCCAGGAAAAAAGTGGGGACGATGGAGCTTAGCTCCGAGATCTTTGAAGCTCCGGTGAAAAAACACCTGCTTCATGAAGTTGTCAACTGGCAGCTTGCCAAAAGAAGGGCTGGAACTGCGTCCACCAAAACAAGAGGCGAAGTCCGCGGTGGCGGGGCAAAGCCTTGGAAACAGAAACACACGGGTCGCGCGAGGGCGGGGTCCAGACGTTCCCCGATCTGGCGCAAAGGTGGCGTGGTTTTCGGACCGAAGCCGAAAGACTGGTCTTACCCGATTCCGAAGAAAGTCAGGAGGGGGGCGCTTGTCTCAGCTCTTTCAAGCCGCTTCAGTGAGGGGGCTATAGTCGTGCTTGACAGTTTTGAGCTTCCGGAAATAAAAACCAGACAGGTAGCGAAATTCATGAAGGATTTTGAATTTTCCCAAGCCCTTGTGGTTGTCGGTTCGGATAATGAAAATCTTCACAAATCTGCCAGGAACATCCCTGACGTAAAGGTGCTGAGAGATGAAGGACTTAATGTATACGACCTGCTTAAACACAAAAATATAGTCATGGTGCGGGATTCTGTTGAAAGAATTCAGGAGAGACTCTCATGA
- a CDS encoding 50S ribosomal protein L3: MIQGLIGKKRGMTEFFNDDMVKVITTVVEAGPCLVVSKKTKDTDGYDAVQLGFEEVKPQRVTRPMKGHFAKAGVSPTAKLKEFSATVDDYDIGDVVKVDVFKVGDVLDVTAKSKGKGFAGTIKRHNFSRQPMSHGGMAHRRPGSIGQASYPAKVWKGIKMPGRMGGKNVTVQGVKVVDIDVEKNLLFVKGSVPGPVGGTVFLRHTSKGAKDASS; encoded by the coding sequence ATGATTCAGGGACTTATAGGAAAAAAAAGGGGAATGACCGAGTTTTTCAACGACGACATGGTGAAGGTCATCACTACCGTTGTTGAAGCGGGTCCATGCCTGGTGGTTTCGAAGAAAACCAAGGATACAGACGGCTACGACGCCGTTCAGCTCGGTTTTGAAGAGGTAAAGCCCCAGAGAGTTACGCGTCCCATGAAGGGACATTTCGCAAAAGCCGGAGTGAGTCCCACAGCAAAGCTCAAAGAGTTCTCCGCCACGGTTGATGATTACGACATAGGGGATGTGGTAAAAGTTGATGTTTTTAAGGTAGGAGATGTCCTTGATGTCACCGCTAAGAGCAAAGGCAAGGGGTTTGCCGGAACCATAAAACGCCATAATTTCTCAAGACAGCCTATGTCCCACGGTGGCATGGCTCACAGAAGACCCGGTTCCATAGGGCAGGCTTCGTATCCGGCCAAGGTATGGAAAGGCATTAAGATGCCGGGGCGCATGGGCGGAAAGAATGTAACGGTTCAGGGTGTAAAGGTTGTTGATATAGATGTTGAGAAAAATCTTCTTTTTGTAAAGGGATCAGTTCCGGGCCCGGTGGGAGGAACTGTCTTTCTCCGGCACACGTCAAAGGGGGCGAAAGATGCTTCAAGTTGA
- the rpsS gene encoding 30S ribosomal protein S19, protein MARSSKKGLYVHEKLMKKVEQAQSSGSQKIIRTWSRASMIIPEMIGMTFAVHNGTRFIPVFVSEQMVGHKLGEFSPTRTYHGHAGDRKARKR, encoded by the coding sequence ATGGCAAGATCGAGCAAAAAGGGACTGTACGTACACGAAAAACTTATGAAGAAAGTTGAGCAGGCGCAGAGTTCCGGAAGCCAGAAAATCATCAGGACCTGGTCAAGAGCCTCAATGATAATACCGGAGATGATAGGAATGACTTTCGCGGTTCACAACGGAACGAGATTTATCCCCGTGTTTGTGTCTGAACAGATGGTCGGACATAAACTGGGCGAGTTCTCTCCCACGAGAACTTACCACGGTCATGCGGGTGACAGAAAAGCTAGGAAAAGATAA